Genomic segment of Colletotrichum destructivum chromosome 5, complete sequence:
GTGGTGTCGGGGCCGAAGGTCCAGATCTTACGGGCGTCGGTGACGTCCCAGCCGAAGTCGTCGGCCAGGATGCGGGCACGAGCCTTGAAGTCGTCACGGGGGCTGATCTTGCCAGCCTCGATCTCCTTGGAGAGCTCCTCGTCAATGGGCTCAGCGATCATGTAGATACGGTTGTGCTTGTTGGGAGACTTGGACAGAGCAGTGATGCTGGACTTGCCGACAACGGTCTCACGGTACTGGACGACGGGGTCGGAGATGATGAGGGGAACACCAGCGTGGTCGTTCATCAGATCGTTCAGGCAAATCTCCAAGTGGAGCtcaccggcaccggcgacaATGTGCTCACCAGACTCAGAGGTCATGGTCAGAACGCAAGGGTCGGACTTGGAGAGACGCTTGAGaccctcgacgagcttggGGAGATCCTGGGCGTTCTTGACCTGGACGGAGCGCTGAACGACGGGGGAGACGGAGAACTTCATGACCTTGAGGTTGTGGGCGGTGTCGGAGGTGGTGAGGGTACCAGACTTGAGCAGGAACTGGTCAATACCGACCAGACCAACAATGTTACCGGCAGgcatgtcgtcgatggcctcgaccttACCACCCATCATCAGGACGGTGCGCTGAATGGCCTTGATGAAAAggtcctccttcttgccaGGGGTGTAGTTGGGGCCCTGGATGCGGACCTTGATACCAGACTTGACGGTACCGGCGAAAACACGACCGAAGGCGTAGAAGCGGCCCTTGTCGGAGGTGGGGACCATCTTGGAGACGTAAAGCATGAGAGGGCCCTTGGGGTCGCAGTCACGGATGGCAATGgcagcctcgtcgtcggggggACCCTCGTAGAGAGTCTCGACACGGTACTTCTGGGCCGtgacgggggaggggaggtggAGAATCATCATCTCCAGaagggcgtcggcggcgggcaggaAAGTGCGCATGACGGCCTTGAGGAGCTGcttgccctccttctcaCGGTCCTCGGCGGGGAGCTTAAGGTTAAGCTTCTCAAGGAGGGtggcgacctcctccttcttgaagTTCATGACGGCGGAGAAAATCTTGAAGATGGGGTCCAAGATGAACTGGTTGAAGGCACGCTCGAGCTGCTTGCCCTCGTGGGAGCTCTTGGTGGTCCACTTCTTGGTGTGGGGGTTGAAGTAGTTGTCGCCCCAGAGACGCTCCATCATCTTGTTGCGGTCGACACCAAACTTCTTGGCGTAGCGAACGGCGAACTGGCGGATGGTGAAGGCCCAGCCGTGCAGACCGGAACCGAAGGCGATGGTACCTCTGTCGGGGTAGACCTGGACATCACCGAGAGACTTGTCGAAGTAGGTCGAGATGATGACGTTGACGGACTCGATGGTACGAGAGAAGGACTGGTAAAGGTCCTCCTTGGAGACctggagctcgaggagagcACGGtcgaccttgttgatgatgacgacgggcTTGATGCGCTCACCGAGAGCCTGACGCAGGACGGTCTCGGTCTGGACGCACACACcctcgacggtgtcgacgacgacgagagcaCCGTCAGTGACACGGAGAGCGGCAGTGACCTCGGAGGAGAAATCAACGTGACCAGGGGAGTCGATCAAGTTGATGAGGAAGTCGGTGCCGTCGGTCTTCTGGCCGACAATGTCCTTAACGTCCTCGGGGTCGACGTTGTGGTACAGGGAGATGGCAGTAGACTTGATGGTAATACCACGCTCCTGCTCGTCGGCACGAGTATCCGTGGCTCTCGCGTCTCCGGCCTTGGCGGTGGAGATGATACCGGCCTTGGACAGGAGGGAGTCGGTGAGGGTGGACTTTCCGTGATCGACGTGGGCAATGACGGACATGTTACGGACGTTCGTGGGCTTGTCCATGAGCCCACGGATCTCCTCGATGGTGAAGCTGCGATGAGACCATGGTTAGCAATGCGAACCCTTAGGTGCTTGATTGGCGGTCTCGTAGTAGAGGCTTATCTCCGAAGATGGGAGGGTGAGGGGGGCGGGGTAAAGTCTGGTCGCTGAGCGAGGCGACCCAAGCTTCCTCGCCCAAGATTCTCGTCTCAAAGTAGGACAGGGcaggacaacaacagaagAAATCAACGAGACTGCGACTTCTCCTTGAAAAGAACAAGCAGAGGGTGATGGATGAGGTAGCaagatggtgatgatggactTACTTGACCATTTTGACGGCGGTGGCTCAGCGAGCTCTTTGAAATCTCTGTGTCGGGTGAGATGTAAGGTTGAAGTTGGGCGAAGCGGGGTTGAAGAATCTGCCCCGCGCTCACAGAGTGCTGAATCCTTTTTCTGCTAGAGAAAAAAGGTAGACAGAGAAGAGTGTGAGGTGCCGAAGCGATGAAAAGTCGACAGTTCCAGGAAACGGACAGGGGAACTTAAGCTCCTCTACCGATTCTTTTATCGTCGAAAGGGTTGGATGAGATGGAGGCGGGAAGTAAGAGGAGGGtgaaagggaagaagaagaaaaaaaagagaagtggtgcctctttctctctcgctgTGTGGCAGTCGTTGCcccgagggaggggggagaaaaaaaaagttaGTGACTGGCCGAATGAGAAAAATGGGCAGGCAGGTGGGGCACAGCAAAGCCAGAGAAAAACCCCGCCACTCTTTCCTGGTTTTCCCCCCCTACTCCCACAGAGGTACCAACATCACTTGGGTACTACGGTACCTattgcccctccccccaaaaacCACAGCGCCTACAAGCATTCTCACAGCAAATGGACGGGGCCCCTATTCCTGTCGCGCGCACTGTGGCAACTACGTCGATAATATCAGGTCTAACAGTCTAACACACACATGTATAGCTTCTCACCCCTCTCCTCGGAGGGTAGGTACTTACTACATTACGGCACTAGAGCAATATCTTCCTCTCGAATCAGCTGTTATTGTATCTGTATACTCGTGTGTAGCTCACTGGTTTATgtgtgcgcgtgtgtgtgcctAGGCGCCTGCTTACCTGCCTCCCTATCCGGTCGGTCTGTGCATGGAGGGGCGGCAGAGGGCGAGGTAATgcgagagagaagggggaaaaaagggagagaaagagaaagggcAACAACCCTGGCCCCCTACGCACCACAACATCGGCCGTCTCAAGAGTCCAAGTACTGTACGGACAAGCATCTGGGACCCGACGCAGAAGATTGACGAGTCTGGAAACATGGTCTGAAAGGAGCCTAGCTCTAGCAGCCCGGCCGGATGCACATTTGATACACGTCTTGTTTGAATTAGACAAAGCTCGGGAAACACTGGCCTCGTACGTTCGCCAGGCACACACACCTCTCTCAACACCGAACCGAATGATGTAAAACGAAGCTTGATTTTGTCTGTCTTGTGTGCTGCTTGTCACTGTGTCTAGAAAAGGAAATGTACACTGTGCAGAAAACAGCCCACCCGGGTTTGTGGGGTCACCATCACAATTGCCCCAGGGCCAAACCAAGACTgggcccctcccctcccaagGATCCAATGACGAAGCACGCGAAGTTGATGCTGACGGATGCTGCGAAGGTCGTGtcacggcggcaaggccggataaggtaggtaggacGGTATAAGGGTACACAATCACCTGTAAGCTGAAGGGCGAGAGCTTGGACCTCCCGATGGTCGAGCTTGACGTCGCTGCCGGCCGGAGCTTTGAGTCACCACCGCCACTTCAAGTTTTGAACTTACCTTAGTCACCGAGTTCACCGGTTTTACTGTGGCTGACTGCCTCGTCCCCGGCGTTCCACTTACCTTACGCAGGTACAAGCTTGCCCTCTGAGTCCCCGGCCAGCCGCATCAACCTGCTCGTCAGACACGTGAATCATCTCGGTGAGTATACCGAGGGCATCACTTTGGATAAACTTCGTCAGTCGCCAAGGATAACATTACTAACTTAGTCGGTAGACCATCTTTCTTGGTCCCGGTTATTCCACCTGTGATATGCTCCTCTTGCTCCATTATGAGGATGCTTACACTACTCTCAGACCTCTAAAAAGCCCAACTCCCTTAAAGCCTCAACGCCAGCAAGACTGCCTGTCCCCGATGCTTTGCTTATGCCATGCCGAATGAGTCAACGCCGGACTCCTCGTTTCTCACGATCCCAATATCTTGGAATAAGCGTCCTCcacctcgccggccagcTCTAGCAGAGCAACAATGACAATCTGGTGCGTCAGATTAGGCAGCCGGTCCCTGTGAAGCCCGATCCATTCCAGCGGTGGCGTGGCCTCGCCCATGTCTCTCAATTGTGGCGTTTCGATGATGGGCGGTTCCAGCGCGACGTAGTCGTACTTGGACTGCGGCACCGTGACTTCGGCCGTGATCTTCTGCTGCGATGACCCGCCCCCCTGTTGCTCTTCCGTGTCCGGCACTCCTGTCACCTTGATGGCTGTGAGCGGGAGCTCTTTGCCCCAGGTCTGCTCCAGCGACTTGGAATGGTTGGCCCACATGCCGCGGATATAGCTGATGCGCGAGTAGTTCCATCCCACCTCGACCTTGCCCTCGAACGCGCTCTTGAAGATGTAGTCGATCCGGTTGCGATTGGGCGTCTGCCATGTCTGCATCACCGCTCCCACTTTTGGTACTTTGAGGATCGTTCCGCCGCGCGACCCCGTGGCCCTCTGAacgacatcctcgaccgATATCTCGCTGAGCGTTTTGGGCGCTTCAATGTTCCTGACCCCCGCGAGACCGATCCTCAATTGGCCGAGCGTGAGTGCTAGGATGCTGTGGACGCGCCGCTGCTCGATGCTGGCTGCGAATCGTGCCTCCGCGCCCAATGCCTCCATCTTGAACACCTGGTGGTCGGAAAAGGTGCTTGGGAATACGCCCAAATTCAACGCCTTGAGCGTCACCACAACATCCGTATCCAGCGAGATTGGAGACTTGGATAACGTGTCTTCCTCCCGGAACTTGGGCGCGCTTGTGAGATGGGGAGACGCGACGGTGTTTTGGTATGACCGTCTCCTCATAAACTTCTCAATCTCCTGCAGAGACATTTCAAAGTTGGCCCGCCTCTCCTGTATGAGCTTCTGGAATGCTTGGTACAACGCGACACCCTGTGCTGCCGACGTTGTGGTGCCAAAGACTTGCACCGCGTCTCCGTCAAAAATGGCAACGAGCCGGTCTCCTGTGCCCTCGAGGCTGCGACGAACGTTGTACATGAGGAGTTCGAGAGATGTTATGTCGGCAACGAGGAAGGCCTGGTAGTCGAATGCTGCCTTCACTCGGAACTGGCTGAACCCGACAGACGCCTGGATGAGGGGCGTCTCGTTGAGCGCCGCCTCTCGCTCCGGCCACTGAATCGATGTTCGCAGCTGGAACTTCTGGAGAGCGATGAATCCGCTTAGTCTGCCTGTGCAGTCTATGCCGATCTTTTCGAATCCGAGGCACAGGTTCTGCTCCCAGTCGGATGTTTTCTTTGACGAAACCCAGAActccttgatggcgaagaCGGATTTGCCAATCGCCTGGCCCATGTCAACGCTGACATCGAGAGACGTGATCGATATGGTGGCCGTCCACGGGAACGCTGCTGTGGCGGCCACCTGTTGATACCGCTGCACCAAGTGGCCCTGTGAAGCCTCCGTGTTCATCTTGGCGACTGGAGCTGTCGACGTGTTCCGCAGCTCGGTGGGGTACCAGATTTCGCGGAATAGCAAGAAGTCCTGGAGTTGCTTGGCGTTGATCGAGACAGTCATCGGGCTGACCTTGAGTATGGCAGATACGCCGCTCGTTCCGCTGACGTGTTTGCTGTTCATCAAAGACAGCACGATCGAGTCGACGTCGAAGCTACCCGTCGACTCTCGAGAGTAGACGTGCTGGACTGATGCCTGTAGCTTGGAGAAGGCGCCGGAAATGGAGAAGAAATTGCCTTGTTCTTGCGAACGCACAGTGTTTACGGTAAAGTAAATGTCTTCGAAGCATGTTGTTGCCGCAACACGTGCAATGGGCTGGCAACTTAGCGAGAACTCTTGGCGACAGATTCGGAGTCCCAGGTTCAGCTTCAAACGTCCAATGACTACGTTCGGATCGGCCGTGAGGATGTTATCCTCGTTGCCAGGCTTCGGCTTCGTGGCGGCAGGCATCTGCGCGGCAGCCGGCGTATCTTTATCCTTGCCTACTACTTCCTTGACGCTGGTCGTCATGTCCATGATGAGTGGCACAACGGATGGGTACAGGACGTTGCTCGAGGCATCAATCTTGATCTCGCCGTACAGTGAGGGGTCCTCGTGTCCGTTGTCTCGGTACTCAAGTTTCCAGGCCAAACCTGGTGATCGGAGAacggtgctgctgccggtGTCATCCGTGCTGAACTGGCCGTATTTGCCTGCCAGAGACGGTCGACCGGTTCTGGGGTTGCCGCGCAATCCATCTATTGGCTGTTTTTTGCCCGAAACATACACAACGGCACCGGAAAAGTCTGCGTCGACCAACAGAGACTCCAAACGCTTCGTACCAAGTATGCTTCTTTGTGGTGGAGTCGGCTCTTCGATTTTGTCCACCTTTTCGACCTTGGCCGGCACAATCCCCGTGCTCCAGTTCTGGGAGGCTCTCTGCACGTTCTGTATCGAGAGGCTAATGGAGTCTTTGAGGATCGCGGCGGGGATGATGAAGCCCGATGTCAAGCGAAGATCCAGGGATTTGCCAACTGCTTGGAACGCAAGACTACGAGTGTGCGGATTGGAAACATAGGCAATGTTGAAGATGACTTCGGGGAGTAACGCCGAATGAAGAGACCTGAGGCTTTTGTCCTGACCAGGCGGGACCATCTGAAGCTGGAAGTTCTCGATTGTGAGCCTGGCTGACTTGGTCTGGCGCGTTCCGAAACTGACAAGCTGCACCGACAGGATGAGATCTTCTTTGCTGCTCGCCAATGGAAGCAAGTCATCCGAGGGATCGCCGACGAGCCAGGCAATTTGCGTGTCGCGCACCTCGAAGCGGTAGACAATGGAAGACAAGAAGGAATCAATGATGTCGGGCTCCTCCGCTTCTTCCTGATCGTTGATGGCGATTCGCGGCCTTGTTTGCCGGATCTTACGCAGATACTCGAGCTCGCGTGACGTGTCGAGGTCTTTGATCTTATCGCCCATGTATCCCAAGGCGGCAACCACGGTCGAAACGGTCTCTGGCGACAGGTTGATCTCCAGTCCGTCACTTCTGAAATTGAACGACCTCTCTTCTTTGCCGTCTTCCGTGTATCGCGTGTTGGCCGAGATGAGAGCACCCAGAGCAAGGCTGCCGCACGATCGCATGGTGCCATCCCTGCCCTTCTGTACATCAATCAGGATCTGGCGCAGGTTGATATGCAACTGTGGCTGTGCCAAAATGGGACCTTGGCCATCGCGGCGATTGGCAACTTCCAGATGGACTCTATCGAGTTTGAAGGACAGGCACGCGGTAGGATCCTTCTCCGAGACGAGGGGCGTATTTCCAAAgacctcgatgccggccAGAGTGAGGTGAACGGTATAGACCAGGTTCGACGCCGGCTCTGACGGCGGTGTTTCTTTGAGGGACGCTGTGTCGCCAAAAATGTCACTCATATGCCCCTGAATCGCTTTTGTGCCTTCTTGTAGCTCGCTGATGGCGCTTGATATCTGCGGTCGGTTCAAAGCCGTCAACAGACTGTACACGGCGGAGGCGTCCAGCTGCATCAGCTCAACCGAACCGAACACGGAGACAGAGTGCTCCCCTGGCCCCATGTGACTAACAATCCGACCGTTGGTCGGTGGGATTCGAAGAAGCGATATGCTGCGTGGTTGGTTTCTAACATCCATCCGGATCTCGTGGGAGTTCTCCTTGACATCAAAGTCAAAAATGAGCTCCTTTCCAAAGTTGGCGGCCACCGCTGCTCGCGACACAACACCTGAGATGTTGTAAGTCATAGACTGCAGCAACGGCACGCTGATACGGTACTCGTCTAGAAACATCGCGATGTTAACTCGGAACGACGAGAGACGTTCGGCGATCTTAACGCTATTTCTACGCGGGGGTGCTGGCGATTCCGGGAGCTGTCTCTGGAGCTTGTGGATCTGCGTCAATTCGTCTTTGACTAGAGAGTCAACAACCTCAATCAAATACAGGGGATCCTTCTTGACTGCTAGAGTGAAGGTGCGACTGCTGGCCGTTGATTTGATTGTGTGACATGATGTCGTCTCTGTCTCGAGAAGCTCATGAGACACAATGACGCTCGGGTCTCTGAGCTGGAACATGCCCAATAGCTCGGATCGATGGTGCAATCGCGACGTCACGGCATCGCAGCTGAGGATGAAGTTAATGGATGATCCAGTTTTCTCATAGCCGTCAAGCAAGCAAGACGCCTTCATGTTGTGACCCAGTGACGTGGCGCTGAGGTTGACAGTATCCAGCTCCACTGAGCCTCGTCCGACCGCCAGTACAACATGGATGGTATCTTGGGACTTCGGTTTGTTTACTGACGCGTCCTCCTTAGGATCCGAACGATGTTTGGTTGCTAGGTTGGATTTGTTGTAGAGGCGGAGAACGTCTTCAGCAAGCTCGCACAGCTCCCAGTTGAGCATGACAGCTGCCTCCCCGCAGTAGATGTTCAAGACAGTCGTGTTTTTCGGCCTCGTCTCCGTGGCACTGGACTGGGGCgctgtcttcttctccagtCGTGTCGTCAAATCGGCAAACACGATCCTGTTCTCCTTGGGGCCCGGGTCCAGGAGTAGCTGCACATCCTTCAGCCGGAGCGCCGCCAAGATCGGGAGGTCAGGCGATTCAGATTTGCCGTCGGCCTTCACTGTCCCGAAGACGTTCTTGATCAACGACGAATCAGCCACGTTGTATAAGTCCCAGCTACGCCATCGTTGGAAAGCTTCGATGACCCGTTGCGAGGCATCGGAAGGCGGAGATACCGATCCAGAAAGGCAATCGAGTTGCAGGTCGTCCTTGAAGTTTGCCGGCATGTGTGTCCATATCTGGCGAAGTCTTGCCGTCATCTTCCAAGAGTCAAAGGTTCGCAGATGCTCAGTGGCAGATCTCAAGACTGCCGACGGGCGTGTCAAGAACGAAGGGTCGCCGACTGAATGTCCCTCTGCCATGAGACGGTGGACGAAATATCTGACTCGATTCTCGTGCCTGGACATTGTCTGCCCCAGCACCTCCCCCAGTTCTGAAGCAACAACCCCGGTCCTGTGGATGAGCGATGCAAGGTACTCGATCTTTTCCGATGCGGTACTACTCTTGATGCTGCCAATATCTGCGTCAATATAAGTGACATCCTTCGAACCCAGCGAAAGCATCACGCTCTCAATTTGGGCCATGAAGGCTGCCTGGTTTTCTTCGGCACCCGAAAGCCGTTCCGACGCGGAGACCTCGGCAGAGTCGAGCTTCAGTTGAACCGATGTTCGTTTGTTGCTCTTCACCGGCTCCGCTGGATTCTCCCAGACATCCGTGGATCGAAGACACAGCGACAGCTTTGATACTGTCACATCATACTGGTCCTGTTCCTCCCCGCCGgggtcgaggcggtcgatgGTGGAAGCATTCAAAAACCTGATGTTGGCTTTCGGAACCCTGAGAAGTACGTCTGTGATTTCACCGGgaatcttcttcttcttctgcaaGTCGAAAATGTCGGTCATTGAGGAAATTTGCAGGCTGTCGAGAATATTGTCTGGCTCACTCGGTTGTAGAGCAGCAAGCAACAATGACACGTTCTTGACAGCGGAGGGATTCAGGAACGCAGTGACGCCGGTTGGAATCTCGACAATGATGCTATTATGAGCACGATCCTCGGGCAAAGATTCGGCATCAATTTCGTCCAGGCTGAACTCTGGAAAGCCAAAGGCGGACGTATTGTCATCCTCTTCGATGCTTTGCATGACGGCTTCGGACGTATTGGGCCGAATGCCCTCCAGAGGAAACGGCGGGGTGTAGAACTGACTCGAAAAAGCCACAGACGAGTGGTGGCTTGCATCTCGGAAGTCGCCAATGGCACTGTAAAACGCGGAGTGGCGGCCGGTCGATGTAGAAACGTCTCGCTGGTGTTGCGATCCTCGGTTCGTAGCTTCCGGGCTGCCGGGATAGAGGAAGTCCGACTGCCTAGACTTCGCCCGTGATCTCACAGAGCTTCGTGGCCGCACTACACTACTAGTGCTTGAAGTGGTGGCTATGGACAAGAACGAACTCTTGTGACGAAGTTGCCGAGAGGCGCTGAACGTTGATCGACTGTCAATGGATCTTTGGTCACCCTGGGCAACATCCAATACCGTTGGATTGGGAACCGGTGGGAAGCCTTGGGCGGGCGGATCGAGCTGATCGGTGAGCGTCTCCTCCAGAAGCCCAGGCAGAAGCAGAAACTCGGTGCGCCCAGTCCTTTGATCCTCGCGACGAATGAGCTCCTGCTGCAACTTGCGCTCCTCGGAAAAGTGTAACTTCCTTCCGATGATTGCCACGCGGATAGAGGCTTGCAAGAAGGCATCGGTCTCGACACCATGGTGGGATTTCCACCTGTGCCTCATTGCTGATTCTGAATTGACACACGAAACCTGAACGTCAGGAACCCTGATATCAGCTCGTCTGGAGTAGTGCGTGCGCGCCCAGTCGTTGAATTTGACATCGAGAGCACCGGCCGAGAACAGAAAGGCTGCTTCATCCACATGGCACCAGACTCGAACAGCCTCAACAGCTACCCGTAAAAAGGTCACGTCGTACACGATGATGGACGACAGCGGGATCAGCGCAttctcatcatcgtcaaatTCGAACGCAAATGCTTTGCCTGCGCTCATTAGGGCGGCCAGGAAATCGGTAGAGCATTCTCCCGAAACAGTGCCGACGGAGATGTCCCAGTTGCAAAGGTAGGTTGGCTCGGCTGGGGGCAGGCCAAAGAGACGGTGACCATAGATTGTCAAACCGTCGATAAACAACTGCGTGCTAGACACGGCACTAATCGGTGTTTCCATGCCCGACTCCGTCGTCCCTAGGGAGAGGTTGAGGGGGTTGAGGTTAACCTGTAAGTCCATGTAGTAGTTGGTGAATCGGAGGTCGAGCGAGAGACCGGCGGTTTCGATTTGGACATGTCGCTGGCTGGAATACAGATTCGAAGGCAGTAGGAGGCGGAGGTCATCAATCTTGATACCCAGGATCACGTCCAAATCATTGGTCTTCTTTGGGGGCGGGCGATTGGCCAGCTCCGCGTCAGGATTGCGTTCTTTCAGTCGTAAAAGGTCCTGATACTCCTCAAGTGTTTTGAAGTGAATATCGTCACCGAGGTAGTTGTCCTTCAGTTTCATAACGTAGCGGATAATGAAGCCGTATAGCGTTGCCGTGGGCGACTGCAGGCTAAGGTTCAGTTCCAAGGTGTCAATGTTGGACGGTGCCGTTGTGGCGTTGTAATGATACTTTCCGTCAGCCTCAAAGTTCTCCCCGTGACCTATCTCCTTTGAGGCGATAAAGGTGCCCTGAGTATTCCAAGGCGGGACGTGAAGCCACAAGGAGAATGCCTCAGATCCAAGGGCAAACGAGACGGCATTCAAGCTAGGACGATACTTGTCGATGGGAACGCAGACCTTTGCAACAAGAGACGGACTTTTTGCTACAATGTAGGCGTTGTCTTCGAGGTCGGTGGGATTGTTGATGATGTTTCCATCGTTGACGTTCAAGTACAAAGTTACGTTGCGTAGGTCAAGGTTGAGGTAGTATCTGAAAGGAGTGAACACCAGATACTCGGCTGGAGGCCCCGAGGCCCAGTCGTCGACCAAGTCTATCAGGAGGAAGATGTGGTCTCTAAGTATGAAGAGCTCCATGTCTTCAGAGATGATGTTGAAGTACCATGACCTTAGAGAGTTCCATTTGAGTGGGGTCGACAGATCACAAGATATGCGTTGTGGTCCTGAGCGCCAGAGGAGCTCGTGGTTGACGCTGGTCGCGAGCTCGGTGCTAGGCAAGTCGACATCAAGCTTCATCTGGTATCCCGTTGTGCTGGCAAGCATGTCCATGGTGAAGGATATTGTGGCGTTGCCGGGCACGATGAAATCAAGCCAGCCCCCCGGACGAATGGGCGCAGCGTCAGTCTTGCTGTTCTTCTTTGCACGGTTCCTCTGCTTTCGCttctgcggcggcggaggagcctTCATAGGGGGCTCCTTGCCTTTCCATTTCCAGTTCTTAGAGTCTTCTCGGATGGGTATTCGAAGGGTCACTTCGTCATCCAACTCGACATACAATTTGAATTGAGTGGGTACTCGATATTCACCCACGGCCAGAGGGGTTGCCGGAACTGCGTCCTTGGACAAGCTGGGAACAAAGACACGCTGGAGGTCCGCCCTCTGACGATCGGCCCAGGGTCCGTAGTTTACCACTCCGCCCTTGATGGCAAGAATCATGCCCCACGCGGGagcttcgtcgccgttgatGTATGTCACCACGTTTTCCTTGGAGCGTCTGTTGGCGGCTTCAGACGTCACTTTGCCCACGACATCCCAGTAGATGGTCAATGTTGCCTCTGGACTGTCCACCACTGTAGATTCGGCAGCGTATTCGACACCCGCCCATCGAAGCCTCGAATCTTGttcatcctcgtccagaTAGCGAGCTAGGCCTTGCCAATGACTGGAGCCTGGGATTTGCGACACGGCGGTAGTGATTGGGCTTCGCGAGCCTACCGAGAAGGATTCGACGGATTTTCTCCAGTACGGTACGAGATTCCGCAATGTTCCAAGTGCGCGGCGTCGGTGTCTCCGGAAAAAAGAGGTCTTGTACGTGGGGCTGGGTTCCTGCGCAGCCACTTTCTCGCGGCTTGCCCTCGACGCTTGATCCTCCTTGAAATCGTCATTCTCCCTCATTTCTACAATGGGGTGCTGGAACTTGATCTTGAAGGTCTGCTTGTACGGATCCGGGGTGGATGTCTTGGAGGCATCTATTTCTCCCGAAAGGCCATCAGCTTTGACAATCAGGATAGCCTTGGTGTTGTCATTCCCCATAACCACAGCCGCCTTTTGGCATGTCACAGAGATGGGGAAGAGCTGGAGAAGGAACGGAAGATCGGAATCCGACTGGACAGCGTTGTCGCGCTCTGCTGGCACATCAGAGGGTGTGCTCGGCTGGCTAGACGACGCTTCCCGATGGCCGAAAGTGTTTCCTAGTCTCGACAacagggcggcgccggagctCTCCTTTTCGTGTGGTGCAGAGTCGTGAGACGGATCTGATTTTTCAGAGGTCCTCTGTCCTCGGTTTCTT
This window contains:
- a CDS encoding Putative small GTP-binding protein — protein: MVNFTIEEIRGLMDKPTNVRNMSVIAHVDHGKSTLTDSLLSKAGIISTAKAGDARATDTRADEQERGITIKSTAISLYHNVDPEDVKDIVGQKTDGTDFLINLIDSPGHVDFSSEVTAALRVTDGALVVVDTVEGVCVQTETVLRQALGERIKPVVIINKVDRALLELQVSKEDLYQSFSRTIESVNVIISTYFDKSLGDVQVYPDRGTIAFGSGLHGWAFTIRQFAVRYAKKFGVDRNKMMERLWGDNYFNPHTKKWTTKSSHEGKQLERAFNQFILDPIFKIFSAVMNFKKEEVATLLEKLNLKLPAEDREKEGKQLLKAVMRTFLPAADALLEMMILHLPSPVTAQKYRVETLYEGPPDDEAAIAIRDCDPKGPLMLYVSKMVPTSDKGRFYAFGRVFAGTVKSGIKVRIQGPNYTPGKKEDLFIKAIQRTVLMMGGKVEAIDDMPAGNIVGLVGIDQFLLKSGTLTTSDTAHNLKVMKFSVSPVVQRSVQVKNAQDLPKLVEGLKRLSKSDPCVLTMTSESGEHIVAGAGELHLEICLNDLMNDHAGVPLIISDPVVQYRETVVGKSSITALSKSPNKHNRIYMIAEPIDEELSKEIEAGKISPRDDFKARARILADDFGWDVTDARKIWTFGPDTTGANLLVDQTKAVQYLNEIKDSVVSGFQWATREGPVAEEPMRSVRWNIMDVTLHADAIHRGGGQIIPTSRRVLYAAALLAEPALLEPVFLVEIQVPEQAMGGVYGVLTRRRGHVFGEEQRPGTPLFTIKAYLPVMESFGFNSDLRQATSGQAFPQSVFDHWQPLPGGSPLDGTSKVGQIVQEMRKRKGLKVEVPGVENYYDKL